A region of Arabidopsis thaliana chromosome 5, partial sequence DNA encodes the following proteins:
- a CDS encoding uncharacterized protein (unknown protein; Has 30201 Blast hits to 17322 proteins in 780 species: Archae - 12; Bacteria - 1396; Metazoa - 17338; Fungi - 3422; Plants - 5037; Viruses - 0; Other Eukaryotes - 2996 (source: NCBI BLink).) gives MMFEQGFNYINLGVASDGASPKLALIGEFLKQFFYSNPEETWRCGLKLRDRHEERGFTSPQSRLTVADRNFCGVPVNPTMRLNVMTRGLRTTRSLHVLDTKSTCVSCLSLF, from the coding sequence ATGATGTTTGAGCAAGGATTCAACTACATCAACTTAGGTGTGGCCAGTGATGGAGCTTCCCCGAAGTTGGCGTTAATCGGAGAGTTTTTGAAGCAGTTTTTCTACTCAAATCCGGAAGAAACTTGGCGTTGTGGGCTCAAGCTTAGAGATCGACATGAGGAAAGAGGATTCACATCGCCTCAAAGCCGATTGACGGTGGCTGATCGGAATTTTTGCGGTGTCCCGGTGAACCCGACAATGAGGCTCAACGTCATGACACGTGGCTTAAGGACGACACGTTCGTTACACGTGTTAGACACTAAATCAACTTGCGTTTCTtgtttatctttattttaa